A stretch of the Lolium perenne isolate Kyuss_39 chromosome 3, Kyuss_2.0, whole genome shotgun sequence genome encodes the following:
- the LOC127325625 gene encoding probable disease resistance protein At1g61300 produces MQAVAPCGGWFGATINTIISPFYNHFAKHALYCFTASSNVRDHRIEIEALKEKQAGIQQKIRDDEHTLEAVPTDQVNFWLESVNRAISEGEANHLLYEQRYRLWGCCSPNFLENYRTSKRADEQQKQVKSIMSNAPGDNNITRAPGPRRVESMLVDPSPIPPSRWIILRGALMFIVSDDPKEGIVGMWGPDRHDNTNFLKHINNSFLEQSLFDFVIFVPCPSYRSVTNIQSEIISRLGIRQDGNEATRATRIREQLENKNFLLIVDGLRQNLDLRAVGIPHPLGFVREKKRKVVIMSLSGYPSVGNLMGVNKDIELPILQEEEARELFRQSINYQGDLYSDPRIGTHATDLVQAINGLPSELVRYGKSMHGIMDASFWKVAIDDAASKFSRSRSIEDTLRLIEDDPTLGVIGIWGPGGVGKTHLLKKIQGFFRGRMTIIWVTASKECSVLKVQTQILGELKLKGDGNVRTQSGMIRDFLENKSFLILLDDLWERIDLEVVGIPHPLGIEPLNKFKRKVVLTTRFTSVCGWMEVKKQIKVPYMQENEAWELFREKVGDQTLFSPGIEDRARILVTEMKGLPLALVTVGRAMSWKFCPEQWDSAIQHMKKSCCSDTNEDPLKMEEEVFKKIMFSYDNLKSDRLKNCFLTCSLWPEDQVIHRKELAQCWIGLGYVNEGDIQSSYTKAYSLMSDLTCACLLEDCEEWNDHVKLHDVIRDMSLWISCGCGENNGNWFVRAGVGPDEKFSIPWSNAEYISLMNNMMKKLPFVGNPLKLRVLCLQKNMLDETKICGVLGNSATLTYLDMSHNELMGIPESLCHLTELIHLDLSDNIGIKEVPRSFGNLIKLKFLYLHGTSIKIIPKVVISRLEALEIIHLDVLRVSDCIIPNVYRELGTLNHLKVVVTSVRLLDAWTSLQDAADLPIRSLSLVPSAENNEFHLFDILSLDFAQTTLYDLNVANNQSVTYITLIQRPELQPYSFGILDNLIIHNLEALTTVKWMATSPKSVFPRLTYLRVSRCLKLEHLSWAMYLPCLEKLHVALSDSMRKAFTRYHVDNRWNGQETGRSCLYK; encoded by the exons ATGCAAGCCGTCGCTCCTTGTGGTGGTTGGTTCGGAGCTACTATCAACACGATCATCAGTCCATTCTACAATCATTTTGCAAAACATGCATTGTATTGCTTCACGGCTAGCTCAAACGTGAGGGACCACAGGATAGAAATAGAGGCTTTGAAAGAAAAACAGGCAGGTATCCAACAGAAGATACGGGATGACGAGCATACGTTGGAAGCCGTTCCAACAGACCAGGTAAATTTTTGGCTAGAATCGGTGAATAGAGCTATATCTGAAGGAGAGGCAAACCACTTGCTATACGAACAGAGGTACCGATTATGGGGGTGTTGCTCCCCAAATTTCTTGGAAAACTATAGGACCAGTAAGCGAGCGGATGAGCAGCAGAAACAGGTAAAATCAATAATGAGTAATGCACCAGGCGATAATAATATCACACGTGCGCCAGGTCCACGTCGTGTCGAGAGTATGCTTGTAGATCCTTCACCAATACCGCCAAGCAGATGGATTATTCTCCGGGGAGCTCTCATGTTCATCGTGAGCGATGATCCCAAAGAGGGGATAGTTGGAATGTGGGGTCCAGACAGACATGATAAcacgaatttcctcaagcatatcAACAATTCATTTCTTGAACAGAGTCTATTCGATTTTGTTATCTTTGTTCCATGCCCCAGTTATCGCTCGGTAACAAATATTCAATCTGAAATCATAAGCAGGCTCGGTATAAGGCAAGATGGTAATGAGGCAACTCGAGCCACTAGGATACGTGAACAGCTCGAGAACAAAAATTTCCTGctgattgtggatggcctccgtcAGAATCTGGACCTTAGAGCGGTTGGCATTCCACATCCTCTTGGATTCGTGAGAGAGAAGAAGAGGAAAGTGGTAATCATGTCACTATCAGGATATCCATCCGTAGGTAATTTGATGGGTGTGAACAAAGATATTGAACTGCCTATTTTGCAAGAGGAGGAAGCACGCGAGCTATTTAGACAGTCAATAAATTACCAAGGGGATCTTTATTCTGATCCCCGCATTGGAACACATGCTACTGATCTGGTACAGGCAATAAATGGCCTGCCATCGGAACTGGTACGTTATGGGAAGTCAATGCATGGAATAATGGATGCAAGTTTCTGGAAAGTTGCTATAGATGATGCAGCAAGTAAATTTTCTAGGTCACGTTCG ATAGAAGACACTCTCCGTCTCATTGAGGATGATCCCACATTGGGGGTAATTGGAATATGGGGTCCAGGTGGAGTGGGAAAAACACATCTTCTAAAAAAAATCCAGGGCTTTTTCAGAGGAAGGATGACTATTATATGGGTGACAGCGTCCAAGGAGTGTTCAGTGTTAAAGGTCCAAACACAAATTTTAGGCGAGCTAAAATTGAAAGGGGATGGTAATGTGAGAACCCAAAGTGGCATGATCCGTGACTTCCTGGAAAATAAAAGCTTTCTTATACTATTGGATGACCTTTGGGAAAGAATTGATCTAGAAGTAGTTGGCATACCACATCCCCTTGGAATTGAACCTTTGAACAAATTCAAGAGAAAAGTTGTGCTCACAACAAGATTTACATCCGTTTGTGGTTGGATGGAGGTGAAAAAACAGATTAAAGTTCCATATATGCAGGAGAATGAGGCGTGGGAGCTATTCAGAGAGAAGGTCGGAGACCAAACTCTTTTTTCTCCTGGTATTGAAGATCGTGCAAGAATACTTGTGACTGAAATGAAGGGCTTGCCTTTAGCTTTGGTAACTGTGGGAAGGGCAATGTCTTGGAAATTTTGTCCGGAACAATGGGATTCTGCCATCCAACATATGAAAAAGTCATGCTGCAGTGACACAAATGAAGACCCCctgaagatggaggaagaagttTTCAAAAAGATCATGTTTAGCTATGATAACTTAAAAAGTGATAGGTTGAAGAACTGTTTCTTGACCTGTTCATTGTGGCCTGAGGATCAGGTGATTCACAGGAAAGAGCTCGCTCAATGTTGGATTGGCCTAGGTTATGTGAATGAGGGGGACATACAAAGTTCCTACACAAAAGCTTATAGTCTGATGAGCGACCTTACATGTGCATGTTTGTTAGAAGACTGTGAAGAATGGAATGATCATGTCAAACTACATGATGTGATTCGTGATATGTCTTTATGGATCTCTTGTGGCTGCGGTGAGAACAATGGCAACTGGTTTGTCCGTGCAGGAGTTGGCCCAGATGAAAAATTTAGCATCCCTTGGAGCAATGCTGAATACATCTCATTAAtgaacaacatgatgaagaaacttccttTTGTTGGTAATCCACTGAAACTGAGGGTGTTATGCCTTCAAAAAAATATGTTGGATGAAACAAAAATATGTGGAGTACTTGGAAATTCTGCTACTCTGACATATCTGGATATGAGCCATAATGAACTCATGGGGATACCCGAAAGCTTATGTCACCTGACAGAACTGATACATCTCGATTTGTCAGATAACATAGGGATAAAGGAAGTGCCTCGCAGCTTCGGAAACCTCATTAAGCTCAAGTTCCTGTACTTGCATGGCACTTCCATAAAAATAATACCAAAGGTGGTCATATCTAGACTAGAAGCATTGGAAATAATACATTTGGATGTTCTGAGGGTGTCTGACTGTATCATACCTAATGTATATAGAGAGTTGGGTACACTGAATCACTTGAAAGTTGTTGTTACATCAGTTAGACTTTTGGATGCATGGACATCACTTCAGGATGCGGCTGATCTACCCATTCGGTCTTTAAGTTTGGTACCATCTGCTGAAAATAATGAATTccatctctttgatattttatcatTGGACTTCGCACAAACGACCTTGTATGACCTGAATGTTGCAAACAACCAGTCTGTGACATATATAACATTAATACAGAGGCCTGAACTACAACCCTACAGTTTTGGTATTCTCGATAACCTGATCATTCACAATTTGGAGGCATTGACTACAGTAAAATGGATGGCAACATCTCCAAAATCTGTATTTCCAAGGCTCACTTATTTGAGAGTGTCACGCTGCCTCAAGCTAGAGCACCTGTCTTGGGCAATGTATCTGCCTTGCCTTGAAAAACTCCATGTAGCACTCAGTGATAGCATGCGGAAGGCTTTTACAAGGTATCATGTTGACAACAGGTGGAATGGACAAGAGACTGGAAGAAG CTGTTTATACAAGTGA
- the LOC127325541 gene encoding uncharacterized protein At2g39795, mitochondrial-like, translating to RRRRPPPARRAATSSLPLLRASTASLLRPLAATAALRPVPFSSAAAARPSSDDEILRVIKSEIKFAEDCDDQDRVEEIPENFPFKITDKKGLNEITLTRTYQGEKIEVLVSMPSLVTGDEAEHDQDEDDKEKDNDQEDGEKAPKSTIPLTVTVSKSNGPSLEFTCTAYPDEIMIDTLSVKQPAANDDDELIAYEGPDFNDLDENLQRAFHKYLELRGISPLTTNFLHEYMINKDSREYLFWLNKLKDFVKQ from the exons cgccgccgccgcccgccgcccgcccgccgcgccgccacctcctCCCTCCCCCTCCTCCGCGCGTCCACCGCGTCCCTGCTCCGCCCCCTGGCCGCCACCGCGGCGTTGCGGCCTGTGCCCTTCTCGTCGGCCGCCGCGGCGAGGCCGAGCTCCGACGACGAGATCCTCCGCGTCATCAAGTCCGAGATCAAGTTCGCCGAGGACTGCGACGACCAGGACCGG GTTGAGGAGATCCCAGAAAACTTCCCTTTCAAAATCACCGACAAGAAGGGGCTCAACGAGATCACTCTCACAAGAACTTACCAGGGCGAGAAGATCGAGGTGTTGGTCTCCATGCCCAGCCTAGTCACCGGAGACGAGGCGGAGCATGACCAGGATGAGGATGACAAAGAGAAAGACAATGATCAGGAAGATGGTGAGAAGGCCCCGAAGTCCACCATCCCCCTCACAGTCACCGTCTCCAAGAGCAATGGCCCGAGCCTCGAGTTCACCTGCACCGCCTACCCTGACGAGATCATGATCGACACCCTGTCCGTGAAGCAGCCTGCAGCGAACGATGATGACGAGCTGATCGCATATGAGGGCCCCGATTTCAA CGACCTCGACGAGAACCTTCAGAGGGCATTCCACAAGTACCTGGAGCTGCGTGGAATCTCACCCTTGACTACTAACTTCCTGCATGAGTACATGATCAACAAGGACAGCCGGGAGTACCTCTTCTGGCTGAACAAGCTCAAGGACTTCGTCAAGCAGTAG